A part of Acropora palmata chromosome 8, jaAcrPala1.3, whole genome shotgun sequence genomic DNA contains:
- the LOC141890629 gene encoding uncharacterized protein LOC141890629, whose translation MDRLISLKEVQKHDRIDDAWIIIDGKVYDVSRYVTAHPGKEAILRNAGGDSTEGFRQQPAHRVVKNHIATLLKTFYIGHVLSEETHAE comes from the exons ATGGATCGGTTGATATCATTGAAAGAAGTTCAAAAGCACGACAGAATTGACGATGCTTGGATAATAATTGACGGAAAG GTATATGACGTCTCAAGATACGTGACAGCTCATCCTGGGAAGGAAGCCATTCTGAGAAACGCGGGCGGAGACTCCACTGAGGGATTTAGGCAACAGCCCGCGCACAGAGTTGTTAAGAACCACATTGCAACcttgttaaaaacattttatatTGGTCATGTTTTATCTGAAGAAACACATGCTGAATGA